The genomic stretch AGCCACCATAGGGCTAGAGGTTCATCCAAACCTTCTTCGGCGGAGAAttatactatttatttataaatggttaaatatttttatgtttatataataGATGTTGAATCCTCTCCAACTAGTTCGTGTGtatacttttcatattttgaactctCTTAGTGAAAATCTTAGCTCTATCACAACTCATAAGTATCcacttattcaattttatacaattttaagCACCTATTTCTGCACACCCATAATTGCAAAGCATAAATATTAGGTGAAACTAAATTAAAGAAGTTCAAGTTATATTTTTGGTGAGTATTaaactatttataaaaaataaactaaaataagaagtttaagttatattttttttttaggcaaaagggtctggtggacccttatacttatATACGTTTGTATTATGAATCCTTCTACTTGATGTTTTATCAACTGAActcttaaactcaataaaacatAATATATCAAACCCTTCTGACCGTTGACCAAACATATGTGGCATTGAAATGGATGAGTTGGTAGAAGTGTGTGATTACACGCGCATGTAAGCAAGTGAAcatcatattttaattaaaaaagagttgttaaaattataatagaataatataataacttaaaaaaaaaaaaatctacttcTTCTCCATTTCACCTTCTTTTTCAGATAACACAATCCCTGCCAtatccctttttttctttcttccctACACTCTAGCAGATCTTGGAGCTAATCCCTTTTTCGCTAGAACAGGAGGCGGCATGGAGGTTTGTTAGTGGCTGGAGAGAATGGAGAGGAGAGACAATCCTGGTTCGCAAGTGGTCGCCGGTGGTGCGGTGAAAGGAAGACATTGGAGAGGAGAGTGGGGCGGGTGAGGGCGCGAGGAGTTGGTCACAGCGGCGAAAAAGGTTTGCCGACGACCTAAGGTTGCTGATTTTGTGGAGATTGGAAAAGGAGAAACGGAAAATGGTGAAAGTGTGCGGTGGAGATGGAGACAGGTTTGAGAGAGAATAGATTGTCTCGCCGGTAAGAAGAGCGGTGGCGGTGGCTTTTTGATCTGGTGGCTTCAGGCAATTTCACGGTGGGAATGGGTTGGGGAGAAGAACAGGGGCGGCTAATTTGGTGTGtggaaattttattatttttctttttatttaatatttttgattaataattaaaaaaatagttaatagAGATAATTATGACATGTTATTGATTTATGTGACATGAATTTGACATGTCATTCATTTATGGGCGAGTGAATTACACACACGGTAGGAGGGGTTTAAAAATCTTGTTTtgattgagtttaagggttcagtTGGTAAGGAGTGAAGTAGAAAGGTCCATAATACAAACTCgaacaagtataagggtccatcAGACTATTTCGCCTTTTcttttattgaatatatgtTGTCATTCTTCTCGGAACAAATgtctgaaaagaaaaaaagagtattatatatttttgtttgaagttattaattaaaggtgataaatttagctctttaagtaaaaaaaatatgtatattttgcaAAGTTCTTTAATTTGTGTTGTCATAAGTtggagtttaactctatattttctatttttggatGTGAATGTGACCAATTCCATAGTAAGAGATGAGAAAAGTAGCAAAAGAGAATCCAAAAATTTTAAAGACATGTAACGCAAGAACTTTGAAGAAAAATGGAGAGAAGCCAAATTTGTTCAACGTTTTTTCCGAATATATGAAAAACACTTACAAGAAGGAaagacaaataataaaattacaaacattttaacttaaTGTTTTGGTACAAGAAGAACATCATTGACCACCTTGTCAATGTTAACATAAGATGATCCTGTTGATTTTTGAGCTGAAATTTCAGCTAATTTTTTCCATTCCATTGCCTTTTCCTTCATATCTTTGCCTTTTGCACCATCCATTAATTCCCTAACAAGGCTTTCCACTTCATCCCTTTTCACATTGTTCTCAATTTCCATTCCAATACCCCATTCAGTCTCACTAAACCAACTATTTATCTGTTGTTCCGCGAAAAATGGCCAACATAACATAGGCACCCCACTACTAATGCTTTCCAGAGTCGAATTCCATCCACTGTGAGTCAAGAACCCTCCAATTGCCGGATGGTTAAGGACTTCTTCTTGTGAGCACCAACTTGCAAGCATTCCCCTGTTTTTAGTTTCTTCCACGAATTCGGGTGGAAGAATCGATTCATAACCCGATACAATATCGGGTGTTATGATCCATAAAAACTCTTGTTGACTATTTGCAAGTCCCCAAGAAAATTCAATAAGTTGATTAGGAGTCATAACAGTAATGCTACCATAATAGACATAAACAACAGAGTTAGGTTCTTTGTTGTCAAGCCATTGTATACACTCTGGCTCCTCTTTCCACAGGCTCGACCCAAGCCCCTTCAAATTCTCGTCATCAACATGTTTGACGAGTAAATGCAAGGGGCCTATTGGGTAGACCGGTGGAAGGAGAGTCTGGAATGCTTCAAGAGCATCACTCTCTAGTGTCTCAAATGTATTGAGGACAATCGCGGAAGCTTTTCTCGCTCGCTCTGTTTCTTGGAGGACAAATTTGACCATGAAATCATCTGGATTTGTAGTTCTCCAAAAACTTGGAAGATCCCTTAAACGTACATCTTTCAAGCCTGGTATGCAATCCAAAGTTGTCTCTAGGTATCCATTTGTCAAATAACTCGCATCTATATAATGGtacatatgaaatatatttcaattttaggCCTCTTATTAAAATTTAGCTTTACAGAGTCATGTATACGTACCTTTATGTGGAGTAAAACCTTTTCCAATAAGAGTGGTATAATGCATGTAACATAAGTAACCACAAGCACTAGTTGTCCAAAACAGAACTTCAGGGACACCAATTTCTTGTGCAGCAGCTAAGGTGAAGCTCATGATACCATCGGAGACGATGCACGTGATAGGTGGCACGTTCGACGTGTTATTAGTATCATTGAGCTTTGCAAGCAGATCCCTAAAAGGACCTAAACAAGTTTCAGTTGTGGATTTACATAGAGAAGGTATGTCTTGTGTTGCATCAGCATCACAAGTTGGGAGTCCATCAGGAATAGTCTCGAATCGGAACGACGATAGGCCGTCGAGCGAATGGGGCCCACGAGACCTAAGTAGACGCCTATGGTTAAATTCAGTATTGACAAAAGTAATGTGAAAGCCTTTGTGATGGAGAATTTTGGCTAGTTTTAACATGGGATTAATATGGCCTTGGGCAGGATATGGTATACAAACTGCATGTGGTTTATTTACTTCAACATTATTTAAACccattctttcaatttttctaaataaatttctcaaaaatgaaatgaaatgaaggATTGTTTTTGTATGATTTTGGTAAGGAATATTGAAGAAGATAGAgctatttatatatgaaaaaatacaataaaataatgaaagtgTCAAAAAAGATGAGTCTAGACTGTTATTAAATGGGAAAGGTCTACCAATTTGATTTGAATAGGCTGAAAGGTCGCTTTCGAAGTCAAATATGACttttctactatattatataaCATTCATTTATAGTCTCATAAAATTTCTCCGACAAAAAATTGTCATTCAATGCATCATTATATAGACCAACCATTCCTTATCATCAACGTTAGATTCTTTACCCCAACATTAGGAAATAAGTCCCGAAAGATCTCAATTTTTAATTCATGGTAAGCAACAGTGATACATGAAGATTGTGTGAAGAAAGAGGATCAAGATTATGATGCAAGAAAATTCAagccaaaaggggagatttgttagggttttgtcctgattttcttaccttatttgaagtttattttttcctaaaagaaaagacaaaacattaccataaatgtttttacttttcttgaaaaaaaaatataatattcttctaTATTTGAGTTATTCTTTCCATGGAAGAAAAGTTtggaactctataaattgaagacccCTCTTCTCATATAAAAAACACAATAGAATCCATAATGTAGTTGTttagagagttttgtttatggggagattttctctctacagTTTTTATGctttttgttagttttttaattatgtagacCAATTGGTcctatcatataataatattatgtcttttagtatagttttatttgtcatctaatttatcgtcatatgatttgcaaattataagcttccgcatgacgccctaatctccttcataacccaacaagtggtacCACTTGTTGGGTTGT from Solanum stenotomum isolate F172 unplaced genomic scaffold, ASM1918654v1 scaffold19149, whole genome shotgun sequence encodes the following:
- the LOC125850781 gene encoding 7-deoxyloganetin glucosyltransferase-like; translation: MGLNNVEVNKPHAVCIPYPAQGHINPMLKLAKILHHKGFHITFVNTEFNHRRLLRSRGPHSLDGLSSFRFETIPDGLPTCDADATQDIPSLCKSTTETCLGPFRDLLAKLNDTNNTSNVPPITCIVSDGIMSFTLAAAQEIGVPEVLFWTTSACGYLCYMHYTTLIGKGFTPHKDASYLTNGYLETTLDCIPGLKDVRLRDLPSFWRTTNPDDFMVKFVLQETERARKASAIVLNTFETLESDALEAFQTLLPPVYPIGPLHLLVKHVDDENLKGLGSSLWKEEPECIQWLDNKEPNSVVYVYYGSITVMTPNQLIEFSWGLANSQQEFLWIITPDIVSGYESILPPEFVEETKNRGMLASWCSQEEVLNHPAIGGFLTHSGWNSTLESISSGVPMLCWPFFAEQQINSWFSETEWGIGMEIENNVKRDEVESLVRELMDGAKGKDMKEKAMEWKKLAEISAQKSTGSSYVNIDKVVNDVLLVPKH